A window of the Streptomyces sp. NBC_00250 genome harbors these coding sequences:
- a CDS encoding AfsR/SARP family transcriptional regulator, with amino-acid sequence MDTGDTGKLRFALLGPLRAWYGDAELALGRPQQRALLAVLLDASGRTVAHGVLAEGIWGEGAAPADPRKALQLLVHRLRSAFRPHLADSPIVRVGDGYALRAPDAWVDTTEWRRLVAEAHAGAAPARVREVLRAAHRLWAGEPLAGLPGPHAEAVRARLADERLSALEQRLELDAELGDRPDLTAEAAALCLEHPHRPRLVAVHMRALHRAGRTAEALAVYEDARASIPTEALSGPADTNVPGHRSVPTGRPAPGARSGPNSGPGPAGPAPDSPAGLQLRILRGDPTLLGGPADGPAEEDTPVWRAPGQLPAGLADFTGRGDAVDALAEQLGAGGRAVVVSALDGMGGVGKTTLAVHAARRAADRFPDGQLFADLRGADRTPREPAAVLAEFLRALGVAAEDVPPGTAERSACYRSVLTGRRVLVVLDNAAAPEQVEPLLPGSADCAVLVTSRIRLPGLAGAHHLRVDPLPADEAAELFTRIAGPDRVAAEPGLVEEIVAACGRLPLAVRIAASRVAANPGTGLAALAEGLRDERRLAALDDGERAVEATFALSYHRLTPEAARAFRLLSLPEAPDVALPCAAALLDRSEEEADELLEGLVDLNLLHSPGFGRYGYHDLVRAYARDRLAEEECGTERSAAAARLLDFCLATARHADTAARSVDPVERSLLDTPVTLPGRPLATGADAVRWMRDQAPVHAAAVALACTDPALPLAQAAELVDKMGSVLFERTQTTVIAGLAERIAGAAASRGDRAPQALARYVRGTMLWHVNRYEESRTEITRAVALCEALAQDPDPTAGPAARVRAKALLTLAGNARVHGRHAEAAGHAGRAAEVFRGLGAERAQGSALGEFAFNAAHTGRLTEARQAAERGARLMSGTGPVSAATGRYYLARVLRLCGDPEGALVQATGAREEFARLQVTVFEAAAGDLAARIHAECGRATLAAEAAEEALPLARKTSVALEAALLRTLGSALVSLGRPSRARACLQDAAELYARLGIADEEQVVRALLDTLPAP; translated from the coding sequence GTGGACACGGGGGACACGGGAAAGCTGCGGTTCGCGCTGCTCGGGCCGCTGCGCGCCTGGTACGGGGACGCGGAGCTCGCCCTCGGCCGGCCACAGCAGCGGGCCCTGCTCGCGGTGCTGCTCGACGCGTCCGGGCGGACGGTCGCACACGGCGTCCTCGCGGAGGGGATCTGGGGCGAGGGTGCCGCTCCCGCCGACCCGCGCAAGGCGCTCCAGCTGCTCGTCCACCGGCTGCGGTCCGCGTTCCGGCCGCACCTGGCCGATTCGCCGATCGTCCGGGTCGGGGACGGGTACGCCCTACGGGCCCCGGACGCGTGGGTCGACACGACCGAATGGCGGCGGCTGGTCGCGGAGGCGCACGCCGGAGCGGCACCGGCCCGGGTACGGGAAGTGCTGCGCGCCGCGCACCGACTGTGGGCCGGCGAACCGCTCGCCGGCCTGCCCGGACCCCACGCGGAGGCGGTCCGCGCCCGCCTCGCCGACGAACGGCTCAGCGCCCTGGAGCAGCGGCTCGAACTCGACGCCGAGCTCGGCGACCGCCCCGACCTCACCGCCGAGGCCGCCGCCCTCTGCCTGGAACACCCGCACCGCCCCCGCCTCGTCGCCGTCCACATGCGCGCCCTCCACCGCGCAGGCCGCACGGCGGAAGCCCTGGCCGTCTACGAGGACGCCCGCGCGTCCATCCCAACGGAGGCGCTGTCCGGCCCGGCCGACACGAACGTCCCGGGCCACCGCTCCGTCCCGACCGGGCGACCCGCCCCCGGCGCCCGCTCCGGTCCGAACAGCGGCCCCGGCCCGGCCGGCCCCGCGCCCGATTCGCCCGCCGGACTTCAGCTGCGGATCCTGCGCGGCGATCCGACCCTGCTCGGCGGACCGGCGGACGGGCCCGCCGAGGAGGACACGCCTGTGTGGCGCGCCCCCGGACAACTGCCCGCCGGACTCGCCGACTTCACCGGCCGCGGGGACGCCGTCGACGCGCTCGCGGAGCAGCTGGGGGCGGGTGGCAGGGCCGTCGTGGTGTCCGCGCTCGACGGCATGGGCGGGGTCGGAAAGACCACGCTCGCCGTGCACGCGGCCCGCCGGGCGGCCGACCGCTTCCCCGACGGGCAGCTCTTCGCCGACCTGCGCGGCGCCGACCGCACCCCGCGTGAACCGGCCGCCGTCCTCGCCGAGTTCCTGCGCGCCCTCGGGGTGGCCGCCGAGGACGTACCGCCCGGCACGGCCGAACGCTCCGCCTGCTATCGCTCCGTGCTCACCGGCCGCCGGGTCCTCGTCGTCCTCGACAACGCCGCGGCACCCGAGCAGGTCGAGCCGCTCCTGCCCGGCTCCGCCGACTGCGCGGTCCTCGTCACCAGCCGCATCCGCCTGCCGGGCCTGGCGGGCGCCCACCACCTGCGGGTCGACCCGCTCCCGGCCGACGAGGCCGCCGAACTGTTCACCCGGATCGCGGGCCCCGACCGGGTCGCGGCCGAGCCGGGCCTCGTCGAGGAGATCGTCGCCGCCTGCGGGCGCCTGCCGCTCGCCGTACGGATCGCCGCCTCCCGCGTCGCAGCCAACCCCGGGACCGGCCTCGCCGCGCTGGCCGAGGGACTGCGGGACGAACGGCGGCTCGCCGCCCTCGACGACGGGGAGCGCGCCGTCGAGGCCACCTTCGCGCTCTCGTACCACCGCCTCACGCCGGAGGCGGCCCGCGCCTTCCGGCTCCTCTCGCTGCCCGAGGCGCCCGACGTCGCCCTGCCCTGCGCCGCAGCCCTCCTCGACCGCTCGGAGGAGGAGGCCGACGAACTCCTCGAAGGGCTCGTGGACCTCAACCTGCTGCACTCGCCGGGCTTCGGCCGGTACGGCTACCACGACCTGGTCCGCGCCTACGCGCGCGACCGGCTCGCCGAGGAGGAATGCGGCACGGAGCGGAGCGCCGCGGCCGCGAGGCTGCTCGACTTCTGTCTGGCCACCGCACGGCACGCCGACACCGCCGCCCGATCCGTCGACCCGGTCGAACGGAGCCTGCTCGACACACCGGTGACCCTGCCCGGCCGCCCGCTCGCCACCGGCGCCGACGCCGTCCGCTGGATGCGCGACCAGGCCCCGGTGCACGCCGCCGCCGTCGCCCTCGCCTGCACGGACCCGGCCCTGCCGCTCGCCCAGGCCGCCGAACTCGTCGACAAGATGGGTTCGGTCCTCTTCGAACGGACCCAGACGACCGTCATCGCCGGCCTCGCCGAGCGGATCGCCGGGGCGGCCGCGAGCCGCGGCGACCGCGCACCCCAGGCCCTCGCCCGCTATGTGCGCGGCACCATGCTCTGGCACGTCAACCGCTACGAGGAGTCCCGGACCGAGATCACCCGCGCGGTGGCGCTGTGCGAGGCCCTCGCCCAGGACCCGGACCCCACGGCCGGGCCGGCCGCCCGCGTCCGGGCCAAGGCGCTGCTCACGCTCGCCGGGAACGCGCGCGTGCACGGGCGGCACGCGGAGGCAGCCGGGCATGCCGGGCGGGCCGCCGAGGTGTTCCGGGGCCTCGGGGCCGAGCGGGCCCAGGGCAGCGCCCTGGGGGAGTTCGCCTTCAACGCCGCGCACACCGGGCGCCTGACCGAGGCCCGGCAGGCCGCCGAGCGCGGGGCGCGGCTGATGAGCGGGACCGGGCCGGTGTCCGCCGCCACCGGGCGCTACTACCTGGCGCGGGTGCTGCGGCTGTGCGGGGACCCGGAGGGCGCGCTCGTCCAGGCGACCGGGGCCCGGGAGGAGTTCGCCCGGCTCCAGGTCACGGTGTTCGAGGCGGCGGCGGGCGACCTCGCCGCCCGGATCCACGCGGAGTGCGGCCGGGCCACGCTGGCCGCGGAGGCCGCCGAGGAGGCGCTGCCGCTCGCCCGGAAGACCAGCGTGGCCCTGGAGGCGGCCCTGCTGCGGACCCTCGGCTCGGCGCTCGTCTCCCTCGGCAGGCCCAGCCGGGCCCGCGCCTGCCTCCAGGACGCGGCGGAGCTGTACGCACGGCTCGGCATCGCCGACGAGGAGCAGGTCGTACGAGCGCTGCTGGACACCCTGCCCGCGCCGTGA
- a CDS encoding AfsR/SARP family transcriptional regulator, translated as MGLEFAVLGPPRAWLDGRERALGRPQQRAVLCALLLAPGELVPTQRLITALWGEDEEDWPKDPVGQIGTHAHRLRRALDRPGVLVAGPGGYRLAVAREAVDVFRYEKEAGRAVARLRDAPEEARELLARALGRWSGTALDGVPGPLAARTRERLAASRHAAVMASYEAELSLGRHADVLVALRELTAARPEDEEAHRLCLLALYRCGRREEALALFEALRERLDRRLGLDPGGALTGLYERIRRDGPGLAVPRPCQLPPDIPDLVGRGAQVREAEGLLRSGGGQGGGPVVVLSGPYGAGASTLAVHLAHRVRDAFPDGQLYARGDAPGAVREVLAGFLRALGERPPEGTGEGELAARYRAALAGRRVLVLLDGVREPGPLLPGGAGCAALLTEAEAEAASAAGVGAEAASAAGVEAAAKAATGPGAVRLPVGPLDPDDAYELLARIVGPDRIRREAAAARELAELCGRLPARLRSAAARLAARPQWSVADLVGRLSG; from the coding sequence ATGGGACTTGAGTTCGCCGTTCTCGGCCCACCGCGCGCATGGCTCGACGGGCGGGAACGCGCGCTCGGCCGCCCGCAGCAGCGAGCGGTGCTGTGCGCCCTGCTGCTCGCGCCCGGAGAGCTGGTGCCCACGCAGCGGCTGATCACGGCGCTGTGGGGCGAGGACGAGGAGGACTGGCCCAAGGACCCGGTCGGTCAGATCGGCACGCACGCCCACCGGCTGCGGCGGGCGCTGGACCGTCCGGGCGTCCTGGTCGCCGGGCCGGGCGGCTACCGGCTCGCCGTCGCCCGCGAGGCGGTGGACGTCTTCCGGTACGAGAAGGAGGCGGGCCGCGCCGTCGCCCGGTTGCGCGACGCCCCCGAGGAGGCGCGGGAACTCCTCGCGCGCGCCCTGGGCCGGTGGTCCGGTACCGCGCTCGACGGGGTGCCGGGGCCGCTCGCGGCACGCACCCGGGAGCGGCTCGCGGCCTCGCGTCACGCGGCGGTCATGGCGTCGTACGAGGCGGAGCTGTCGCTCGGTCGGCACGCCGATGTCCTCGTGGCGCTGCGCGAGCTGACGGCGGCGCGCCCGGAGGACGAGGAGGCGCACCGGCTGTGTCTGCTCGCGCTGTACCGGTGCGGCCGGCGCGAGGAGGCGCTGGCGCTGTTCGAGGCCTTGCGCGAGCGGCTGGACCGGCGGCTCGGGCTGGATCCGGGCGGGGCGCTGACCGGCCTGTACGAGCGGATCCGGCGTGACGGTCCGGGGCTCGCCGTGCCGCGTCCGTGCCAGCTGCCGCCGGACATCCCGGACCTGGTGGGGCGCGGGGCGCAGGTGCGTGAGGCGGAGGGGCTGCTGCGGTCCGGCGGCGGGCAGGGGGGCGGCCCGGTGGTCGTGCTCTCGGGGCCGTACGGGGCGGGTGCTTCGACGCTCGCGGTACATCTGGCGCACCGGGTGCGGGACGCGTTCCCGGACGGTCAGTTGTACGCGCGGGGTGATGCCCCCGGAGCCGTACGGGAGGTTCTGGCCGGGTTCCTGCGGGCGCTGGGCGAGCGGCCTCCGGAGGGCACGGGCGAGGGCGAGCTGGCGGCCCGTTACCGGGCGGCGCTCGCGGGCCGTCGGGTCCTGGTGCTGCTCGACGGAGTACGGGAGCCGGGGCCGCTGCTGCCCGGCGGGGCGGGGTGCGCCGCCCTGCTCACGGAGGCGGAGGCGGAGGCGGCGTCGGCAGCGGGGGTCGGAGCGGAGGCGGCGTCGGCAGCGGGGGTGGAAGCGGCGGCGAAGGCGGCAACGGGACCAGGGGCCGTACGACTGCCGGTCGGACCGCTCGATCCGGACGACGCGTACGAACTCCTCGCCCGGATCGTGGGCCCGGACCGGATCCGTCGAGAGGCCGCCGCGGCCCGGGAACTGGCCGAGCTGTGCGGCCGGCTGCCGGCCCGGCTGCGATCGGCGGCGGCGCGGCTCGCGGCCCGCCCGCAGTGGTCGGTGGCCGATCTGGTGGGCCGTCTCTCGGGCTGA
- a CDS encoding CBS domain-containing protein: MLVRDAMSTVVLTIGPAHTLRQAARLMAARRVGAAVVLDGDAGLGILTERDILNSLARDQDPDDETADAHTTHDVVFAAPTWTLEEAAEAMTHGGFRHLVVLDDRGPVGIVSVRDIIRCWIPLHSVAG, translated from the coding sequence ATGCTCGTCCGTGACGCCATGAGCACCGTGGTCCTCACCATCGGCCCCGCCCACACCCTCCGACAGGCCGCCCGGCTGATGGCGGCGCGTCGCGTCGGCGCGGCCGTCGTCCTGGACGGGGACGCCGGACTCGGCATCCTCACCGAGCGCGACATCCTCAACTCACTGGCCCGCGACCAGGACCCCGACGACGAGACCGCCGACGCCCACACCACCCACGACGTCGTCTTCGCCGCCCCCACCTGGACCCTGGAGGAGGCGGCCGAGGCCATGACGCACGGCGGATTCCGCCATCTGGTCGTCCTCGACGACCGGGGTCCCGTCGGCATCGTCTCGGTGCGCGACATCATCCGCTGCTGGATCCCCCTGCACAGCGTCGCGGGATGA
- a CDS encoding catalase, with protein sequence MTQGPLTTEAGAPVADNQNSETAGIGGPVLVQDQLLLEKLAHFNRERIPERVVHARGAGAYGTFTLTRDVSRWTRAAFLSEVGKETETFLRFSTVAGNLGAADAVRDPRGWALKFYTEEGNYDLVGNNTPVFFIKDAIKFPDFIHTQKRDPYSGSQEADNVWDFWGLSPESTHQVTWLFGDRGIPASYRHMNGYGSHTFQWNNEAGEVFWVKYHFKTDQGIKNLTQDEANRLAGEDPDSHQRDLREAIERGDFPTWTVQVQIMPAADAADYRFNPFDLTKVWPHEDYPPIEIGKLELNRNPENIFAEVEQSIFSPAHFVPGIGPSPDKMLQGRLFAYGDAHRYRVGINADHLPVNRPHATEARTHSRDGFLYDGRHKGAKNYEPNSFGGPFQTDRPLWQSAPVTGGTGNHAAAVHAEDDDFTQAGDLYRLMSEDEKGRLVGNLAGFIAKVSREDIAERAIGNFRRADEDFGKRLEAAIQALRG encoded by the coding sequence GTGACGCAGGGACCGCTCACCACAGAGGCCGGCGCGCCGGTCGCCGACAACCAGAACAGCGAGACGGCGGGCATCGGCGGTCCGGTCCTCGTCCAGGACCAGCTCCTGCTGGAGAAGCTCGCCCACTTCAACCGTGAGCGCATCCCGGAGCGCGTGGTCCACGCGCGCGGTGCCGGCGCCTACGGCACCTTCACGCTCACCCGCGACGTCTCGCGGTGGACGCGGGCCGCGTTCCTCTCCGAGGTCGGCAAGGAGACCGAGACCTTCCTGCGCTTCTCGACCGTCGCGGGCAACCTCGGCGCGGCCGACGCCGTGCGCGACCCGCGCGGCTGGGCGCTGAAGTTCTACACCGAGGAGGGCAACTACGACCTCGTCGGCAACAACACCCCGGTGTTCTTCATCAAGGACGCCATCAAGTTCCCCGACTTCATCCACACCCAGAAGCGCGACCCGTACTCGGGCTCGCAGGAGGCGGACAACGTCTGGGACTTCTGGGGCCTCTCCCCGGAGTCGACCCACCAGGTCACCTGGCTCTTCGGCGACCGCGGCATCCCCGCCTCGTACCGCCACATGAACGGCTACGGCTCGCACACGTTCCAGTGGAACAACGAGGCCGGCGAGGTCTTCTGGGTCAAGTACCACTTCAAGACCGACCAGGGCATCAAGAACCTCACCCAGGACGAGGCCAACCGCCTCGCCGGCGAGGACCCCGACTCGCACCAGCGCGATCTGCGCGAGGCCATCGAGCGCGGCGACTTCCCGACCTGGACCGTGCAGGTCCAGATCATGCCCGCGGCCGACGCGGCGGACTACCGCTTCAACCCCTTCGACCTCACCAAGGTGTGGCCGCACGAGGACTACCCGCCGATCGAGATCGGCAAGCTGGAGCTCAACCGCAACCCGGAGAACATCTTCGCCGAGGTCGAGCAGTCGATCTTCTCCCCGGCGCACTTCGTGCCCGGCATCGGCCCGTCCCCGGACAAGATGCTCCAGGGCCGCCTCTTCGCCTACGGCGACGCCCACCGCTACCGCGTCGGCATCAACGCCGACCACCTGCCGGTGAACCGCCCGCACGCCACCGAGGCGCGCACCCACTCCCGTGACGGCTTCCTCTACGACGGCCGCCACAAGGGCGCGAAGAACTACGAACCGAACTCCTTCGGCGGCCCGTTCCAGACGGACCGTCCGCTGTGGCAGTCCGCCCCGGTCACCGGGGGCACGGGCAACCACGCCGCCGCGGTCCACGCCGAGGACGACGACTTCACGCAGGCGGGCGACCTCTACCGTCTGATGTCGGAGGACGAGAAGGGCCGTCTCGTGGGCAACCTGGCGGGCTTCATCGCCAAGGTCTCGCGCGAGGACATCGCCGAGCGCGCGATCGGCAACTTCCGCCGGGCGGACGAAGACTTCGGCAAGCGGCTGGAGGCCGCGATCCAGGCCCTGCGCGGCTGA
- a CDS encoding Fur family transcriptional regulator gives MSDLLERLRGRGWRMTAQRRVVAEVLDGDHVHLTADEVHARAVTRLPEISRATVYNTLGEMVTLGEVIEVATDGRAKRYDPNAHRPHQHLVCGRCGAIRDVHPGGDPLADLPDTERFGFTISNVEVTYRGICPSCASSA, from the coding sequence ATGAGTGACCTGCTTGAACGACTGCGCGGACGCGGCTGGCGGATGACCGCGCAGCGGCGTGTCGTGGCCGAGGTCCTCGACGGTGATCATGTGCACCTGACCGCCGACGAGGTCCATGCGCGCGCCGTGACGCGACTCCCCGAGATCTCGCGCGCGACCGTCTACAACACGCTGGGCGAGATGGTCACCCTCGGCGAGGTCATCGAGGTCGCGACCGACGGGCGCGCCAAGCGCTACGACCCCAACGCCCACCGGCCGCACCAGCACCTGGTCTGCGGCCGCTGCGGCGCGATCCGCGACGTCCACCCGGGCGGCGACCCGCTGGCGGACCTGCCGGACACCGAGCGCTTCGGCTTCACCATCTCGAACGTCGAGGTCACGTACCGGGGCATCTGCCCGAGCTGTGCGTCCTCCGCCTGA
- a CDS encoding tetratricopeptide repeat protein, which produces MVFMGDRATLLETGRFVQRHARNAADEIIEAVGAVDAAVDTTAETDAENETETEARHRRAAERGDLASMSALGALLLRRGDLDGAEPYLRGATAEGDRAAANNLGVLLHQRGYAEEAAGWWRVAAVAGSAPAAHALGRYHRERGDEPAAEYWLRQAAEQGHALGAYALADLLEHRSDVGAERWLRAAAEQGHREAAYRLALALERRGTETTRGPHDTGTRLRVPGTGAIVPTGAPAKGADPAVPGRPAGEPGGEPTEAEQWFRQAAARGHRRAALHLGAILEHRGELKEAGRWYLSSAKEGEAKAACALGFLLRDAGDEESAAVWWLRAAQDGDGNAANALGALHAARGEQQTAERWYRAAMDAGDVNGAYNLGLLCAAQDRIPQAEQWYRRAAYAGHREAANALAVLLLQAGDANGAEPWFSKAAEAGSVDAAFNLGILHAGRDEDRTALVWYERAAAAGHTEAALQVGIAALRDGDERTAERHLRCAAGGGSAEAAFRLASVLDARRPDPGPAVLGAPREEKTECEEWYERAAQQGHRRAQVRVGMLAAGRGDLAEADRWYREAAEAGSRNGAFNLGLLLAREGSEREAALWWTRAARAGHGRAALRLALLAARRGELTEGRRWCARAVELGPAEVAERAARLSEALHQELTA; this is translated from the coding sequence ATGGTATTTATGGGGGACAGGGCAACTCTGTTGGAGACAGGGCGGTTTGTGCAGCGGCACGCCAGAAACGCCGCAGACGAGATCATCGAGGCAGTAGGGGCCGTCGATGCGGCCGTCGACACCACCGCCGAGACCGATGCCGAGAACGAGACCGAGACCGAGGCCCGCCACCGGCGCGCCGCCGAGCGCGGCGACCTCGCCTCGATGAGCGCCCTCGGCGCGCTGCTGCTGCGCCGCGGTGACCTCGACGGCGCCGAGCCCTATCTGCGCGGCGCCACCGCCGAAGGCGACCGGGCCGCCGCGAACAACCTCGGGGTCCTGCTGCACCAGCGCGGATACGCCGAGGAAGCAGCCGGCTGGTGGCGGGTCGCCGCCGTCGCCGGTTCCGCTCCCGCCGCCCACGCCCTCGGCCGCTACCACCGCGAGCGCGGCGACGAGCCCGCCGCCGAGTACTGGCTGCGCCAGGCCGCCGAGCAGGGCCACGCCCTCGGCGCGTACGCCCTCGCCGACCTCCTGGAACACCGCAGCGACGTCGGCGCCGAGCGCTGGCTGCGCGCCGCCGCCGAACAGGGCCACCGCGAGGCCGCGTACCGGCTCGCCCTCGCCCTGGAGCGCCGCGGCACCGAGACGACCCGCGGCCCGCACGACACCGGCACCCGGCTCAGGGTGCCCGGCACGGGCGCGATCGTGCCCACCGGCGCCCCGGCGAAGGGCGCCGACCCCGCCGTGCCCGGGCGTCCCGCGGGCGAGCCCGGCGGCGAGCCCACCGAGGCCGAGCAGTGGTTCCGGCAGGCCGCCGCGCGCGGCCACCGGCGGGCCGCGCTCCACCTCGGCGCGATCCTGGAGCACCGGGGCGAGCTCAAGGAGGCCGGCCGCTGGTACCTCAGCTCCGCCAAGGAGGGCGAGGCCAAGGCCGCCTGCGCGCTCGGCTTCCTGCTCCGCGACGCCGGCGACGAGGAGAGCGCCGCCGTGTGGTGGCTGCGCGCCGCCCAGGACGGCGACGGCAACGCGGCCAACGCCCTCGGCGCCCTGCACGCCGCCCGGGGCGAGCAGCAGACCGCCGAGCGCTGGTACCGGGCCGCCATGGACGCGGGCGACGTCAACGGCGCCTACAACCTCGGGCTGCTCTGCGCCGCTCAGGACCGCATCCCGCAGGCCGAGCAGTGGTACCGCCGGGCCGCCTACGCGGGCCACCGCGAGGCCGCCAACGCCCTCGCCGTACTGCTCCTGCAGGCCGGCGACGCCAACGGCGCCGAGCCCTGGTTCTCCAAGGCCGCCGAGGCCGGCAGCGTGGACGCCGCCTTCAACCTGGGCATCCTCCACGCGGGCCGTGACGAGGACCGTACGGCCCTCGTCTGGTACGAGCGGGCCGCGGCCGCCGGGCACACCGAGGCAGCCCTCCAGGTCGGCATCGCCGCCCTCCGGGACGGCGACGAGCGGACCGCCGAGCGGCACCTGCGCTGCGCCGCCGGCGGCGGCAGCGCCGAGGCCGCCTTCCGGCTCGCCTCGGTGCTCGACGCGCGTCGCCCCGACCCCGGCCCGGCCGTCCTCGGCGCGCCCCGGGAGGAGAAGACCGAGTGCGAGGAGTGGTACGAGCGGGCGGCCCAGCAGGGGCACCGGCGTGCCCAGGTGCGGGTCGGCATGCTCGCCGCCGGGCGCGGCGACCTGGCCGAGGCCGACCGCTGGTACCGCGAGGCGGCGGAGGCGGGCAGCCGCAACGGCGCCTTCAACCTCGGGCTGCTCCTCGCCCGCGAGGGCAGCGAGCGCGAGGCCGCCCTGTGGTGGACCCGGGCCGCCCGGGCCGGCCACGGCCGTGCCGCGCTCCGGCTCGCGCTGCTCGCGGCGCGCCGCGGGGAGCTGACCGAGGGGCGCCGCTGGTGCGCCCGCGCGGTGGAGCTGGGCCCGGCGGAGGTCGCCGAGCGGGCGGCCCGGCTGAGCGAGGCACTGCACCAGGAGCTCACGGCCTAG